One window of Bos indicus isolate NIAB-ARS_2022 breed Sahiwal x Tharparkar chromosome 20, NIAB-ARS_B.indTharparkar_mat_pri_1.0, whole genome shotgun sequence genomic DNA carries:
- the OTULIN gene encoding ubiquitin thioesterase otulin isoform X4 encodes MYRAADEIEKEKELLIHERGSSEARLSVAPEMDIMDYCKKEWRGNTQKATCMKKGYEEVSQKFTSIRRVRGDNYCALRATLFQAMSQPAALPSWLQDPELTLLPEKLISKYSWIKQWKLGLKFEGKSKDLVDKIKESLALLRKKWASLAELRTAEARQMACDELFTNEEEEYSLYEAVKFLMLNRAIELYDDKEKGREVPFFSVLLFARDTSSDPGQLLRNHLNQVGHTGGLEQVEMFLLAYAVRHTIQVYRLSKYGTEEFVTVYPTDAPRDWPVVTLIAEDDRHYNVPVRVCEETSL; translated from the exons AAGCTAGATTAAGTGTAGCTCCTGAAATGGATATCATGGACTACTGCAAAAAAGAATGGAGGGGAAATACGCAAAAAGCAACATGTATGAAAAAG GGCTACGAGGAGGTGTCTCAGAAATTCACCTCCATCAGGCGAGTCCGCGGAGATAACTACTGTGCGCTGAGGGCCACGCTGTTCCAGGCCATGAGTCAGCCGGCGGCGCTGCCCTCCTGGCTGCAGGACCCGGAGCTCACGCTG TTACCAGAAAAGCTCATAAGCAAATACAGCTGGATCAAGCAGTGGAAGCTGGGACTGAAATTTGAGGGGAAGAGCAAGGACCTGGTGGATAAAATTAAGGAGTCCCTCGCTTTACTGAGGAAGAAG TGGGCAAGCCTGGCTGAACTGAGAACTGCAGAAGCAAGGCAGATGGCTTGTGATGAACTGTTCACAAATGAAGAAGAGGAGTACAGCCTCTATGAAGCTGTCAAATTCCTAATGCTGAACAGAGCCATTGAACTCTATGACGataaggagaagggaagggaagtgccgtttttctctgtgcttctctttGCTCGGGATACGTCAAGTGACCCTGGTCAGCTGCTGCGGAACCATCTGAACCAGGTGGGGCACACTGGCGGCCTGGAGCAG GTCGAGATGTTCCTCCTGGCCTACGCTGTGCGCCACACCATCCAGGTGTATCGGCTCTCCAAGTATGGCACTGAGGAGTTCGTCACGGTCTACCCCACCGACGCCCCCCGGGACTGGCCAGTGGTGACCCTGATCGCCGAGGACGACCGGCACTACAATGTCCCCGTCCGAGTGTGTGAGGAGACCAGCCTGTGA